The proteins below come from a single Lineus longissimus chromosome 5, tnLinLong1.2, whole genome shotgun sequence genomic window:
- the LOC135488156 gene encoding uncharacterized protein LOC135488156 isoform X2, whose protein sequence is MDHLIIIASIIGDKNLVAQLITAGANIECKDNDGNTPIIIASIKGHQEVVDLLIKAGADIECKNNGGNTPIIIASINGHKEVVDLLIKAGANIEFKDTGGNTPIIFASIKGHQEVVDILIKAGANIECKRNGGNTPIIIASIKGHKELVDLLIKAGANIEHANGEGRTPIGCVSIEGHKEVADLLIKAGANIECKGNGGNTPIIIASIKGHHEVVDLLIKAGADIECKGNCGNTPIIIASINGHQEVVDLLIKAGANIECKDNGGNTSIIIASIKGHKEVVDLLIKAGADIECKDNDGNTQIIIASTNGHQEVVDLLIKAGANIECKGNGGNTPIIIASIKGHKEVVDLLIKAGANIEHANDEGRTPIGCVSIQGHKEVVDLLIKAGANIECKDNGGKTPIIIASIKGHKEVVDLLIKAGANIECKDNLGNTPIIIASINGYQEVVDLLIKAGSNIECKDNGGNTPIIIASIQGQQEVVDILIKAGAKIECKDKGGNTPIIIALINGYQEVVDLLIKAGANIEHANDKGRTPIGCVSIEGHKEVVDLLIKAGANIECKDNGGNTPIIIASIQGHKEVLDLLIKAGADIECKDNGGNTPIIIASTNGHQEVVDLLIKAGANIDCKDNCGNTPIIIASTNGHQEVVDLLIKAGANIECKDNGGNTPIIFASTKRHQEVVDLLIKAGANTECKDNGGNTPIVIASITGQKEVVDLLIKSGANIECKDSSGNTPIIIASIKGHQEVVDLLIKAGANIEHANDEGRTPIGCVSIKGHKEVVDLLIKKGADIECKDNGGNTPIIIASIQGHKEVLDLLIKAGADIECKDNGGNTPIIIASTNGHQEVVDLLIKAGANIDCKDNCGNTPIIIASTNGHQEVVDLLIKAGANIEHANDEGRTPILCVSIEGHKEVVDLLIKKGADIECKDNLGNTPIIFASTNGHQEVVDLLIKAGANIECKHNLGDTPIIIASIKGHKEVVDLLIKAGANIECKDNYGNTPIIVPSIKGHQEVVDLLIKAGADIECKNNGGNTPIIFASTNGHQEVVDLLIKAGANIECKDNLGDTPIIIASIKGHKEVVDLLIKAGADIECKDNGENTPIIIASIQGQKEVVDLLIKAGANIECKDNGGNTPIIIASINGHQEVVDLLIKAGANIECKNNGGNTPIIIASIKGQKEVVDLLIKAEANIECKDNYRNTPIIIASINGHQEVVDLLIKAGADIECKNNGGNTPIIIASINGHKEVVDLLIKAGANIERKDNSGNTPIIIASTNGHKDMVDLLIKAGANIECKDNGGNTPIIIASIKGQKEVVDLLIKARANIECKGNGGNTPIIIASINGHQEVVDLLIEAGANIEHADDEGITPIVCVSIEGHKEVVDILIKAGANIECKDNGGKTPIIIASIKGHKEVVDLLIKAGANIECKDNGGNTPIIIASIKGHKEVVDLLIKAGANIECKDNGGNTPIIIASIKGHKEVVDLLIKAGADMECKGNLGNTPIIIALIKGHQEVVDLLIKAGANIEHANDEGRTPIGCVSIEGHKEVVDLLIKAGANIECKDNGGNTPIIIASIKDHQEVVDLLIKAGANIEHANDEGRTPIGCVSIEGHKEVVDLLIKAGANIECKDNGGNTPIIIASIKGHKEVVDLLIKAGANIECKDNGGNTPIIFASANRHQEVVDLLIKAGANIECKDDGGNTPIIIASIKGHKEVVDLLIKAGADIECKDKGGNNPIIIASIQGHQEVVDILIKAGAIIECKDKGWNTPIIIASLNGHKEVVDLLIKAGANIECKDNGGNTPIIINSIKGQKEVVDLLIKAGANIECKHIGGNTPIIVASTNGHQEVVDLLIKAGANIECKDNGGNTPIIIASINGHQEMVDLLIKAGADIECKDNSGMTPINVASFNGHQDVVDLLIKAGADIECKDNGGYFPIIIASVKGHQEVVDLLIKAGANIEREDNGGYIPIITASTNGHHEVVDLLIKAGANIECKDNDGNTPIIIALTSGHQEVVKLLIKAGANIECKDNGGNTPIIIASTEGHKEVVDLLVKADAIIEVSNYENDTPIVCAASRGYVEIVDVLLKEGACSRSSSYGSILNIGAKFGRRRVVEYLLRRGMSLESCDLKGNTPLQNAIIKGHLSVVQLLIRSGADTSTPHSSSESIIYSAASRGHADIVKYFGSSDARKLLDLPNASGWSPIAKAVSGGHFRTVRQLHQLGADMNCSVNGKGLLHLAAESGCLDIYQYLIIAGLDCKRLNIHGLKAYECFPFQSKLNYQASNRLGHSSEQSLSYVMSRLNEQYVTPAYRYKLSELSGVLGLGSVNIIEGGVSETIMRFVREKEVFKCLELCGSSAEGTKVQLPDEMDFLRLVTANHLSRNEIVDTLHGYKYIQTRTFKNRFLSSRALHESESENLESSAKAQESKKSGEILLQAVAGGGGASVPVTIRWPDDKPSKRIVSEHIVTTVPVDDWPDNCQDDWSDYALQKGESESEVTADVCVYQRTGYILSQVDARRGLASVPVTIRRLENISSSLLISVDIVPILHVDDWPDDAIKKTWRMDEDTLRKSGYRLVLKPPHKDSEYGRLLPEEDRERMLRISFSHLEPATITPLDPRIKDAYITAKCLRSPMACGVVIRDTNGVIHFVSHFLTSYLLKTVFLHNIDDFIETNRSLPEMVYIIYSQLEDYLGKGNLPFYWQPSVNLLEGLKLNIAKSYQVAKLMKAIVGRMSRLERGDENHGDDAREDGPSIEAADDEPDIGCYIVRLE, encoded by the exons ATGGATCACctaatcatcatcgcctcgattataGGAGACAAAAATCTTGTGGCTCAATTGATTACAGccggggcgaatatagaatgtaaagacaatgacgggaatactccaatcatcatcgcctcgattaaaggacaccaagaggtggtggacctattgattaaagcgggggcggatatagaatgtaaaaacaatggcgggaatactccaatcatcatcgcctcgataaatggacacaaagaggtggtggatctattgattaaagcgggggcgaatatagaatttAAAGACactggcgggaatactccaatcatctttgcctcgattaaaggacaccaagaggtggtggatatattgattaaagcgggggcgaatatagaatgtaaacgcaatggcgggaatactccaatcatcatcgcctcgattaaaggacacaaAGAgctggtggatctattgattaaagcgggggcgaatatagaacatGCCAACGGTGAGGGAAGAACTCCTATAGGGTGTGTTTCGATTGAAGGACACAAAGAGGTGgcggatctattgattaaagcgggggcgaatatagaatgtaaaggcaatggcgggaatactccaatcatcatcgcctcgataaAAGGACACCatgaggtggtggatctattgattaaagcgggggcggatatagaatgtaaaggcaattgcgggaatactccaatcatcatcgcctcgattaatggacaccaagaggtggtggatctattgattaaagcgggggcgaatatagaatgtaaagacaatggcgggaatacttcaatcatcatcgcctcgattaaaggacacaaagaggtggttgatctattgattaaagcgggggccgatatagaatgtaaagacaatgacgggaatactcaaatcatcatcgcctcgacgaatggacaccaagaggtggtggatctattgataaaagcgggggcgaatatagaatgtaaaggcaatggcgggaatactccaatcatcatcgcctcgattaaaggacacaaagaggtggtggatctattgattaaagcgggggcgaatatagaacatGCCAACGATGAGGGAAGAACTCCTATAGGGTGTGTTTCTattcaaggacacaaagaggtggtggatctattgattaaagcgggggcgaatatagaatgcaaagacaatggcgggaaaactccaatcatcatcgcctcgattaaaggacacaaagaggtggtggatctattgattaaagcgggggcgaatatagaatgtaaagacaatctcgggaatactccaatcatcatcgcctcgattaatggataccaagaggtggtggatctattaaTTAAAGCGGGgtcgaatatagaatgtaaagacaatggcgggaatactccaatcatcatcgcctcgattcaAGGACAACAAGAGGTGGTGGatatattgattaaagcgggggcgaaaatagaatgtaaagacaaaggcgggaatactccaatcatcatcgccttgATTAATGGataccaagaggtggtggatctattgattaaagcgggggcgaatatagaacatGCCAACGATAAGGGAAGAACTCCTATAGGATGCGTTTCTATTGAAGGAcacaaagaggtggtggatctattgattaaagcgggggcgaatatagaatgtaaagacaatggcgggaatactccaatcatcatcgcctcgattcaaggacacaaagaggtgttggatctattgattaaagcgggggcggatatagaatgtaaagacaatggcgggaatactccaatcatcatcgcctcaactaatggacaccaagaggttgtggatctattgattaaagcgggggcgaatatagattGTAAAGACAAttgcgggaatactccaatcatcatcgcctcgactaatggacaccaagag gtggtggatctattgattaaagcgggggcgaatatagaatgtaaagacaatggcgggaatactccaatcatctttGCCTCAACTAAaagacaccaagaggtggtggatctattgattaaagcgggggcgaatacagaatgtaaagacaatggcgggaatactccaatcgtCATCGCCTCGATTACAGGACaaaaagaggtggtggatctattgattaaatcGGGGGCGAacatagaatgtaaagacagtagcgggaatactccaatcatcatcgcctcgattaaaggacaccaagaggtggtggatctattgattaaagcgggggcgaatatagaacatGCCAACGATGAGGGAAGAACCCCTATAGGGTGTGTTTCGATTAAAGGAcacaaagaggtggtggatctattgattaaaaagggggcggatatagaatgtaaagacaatggcgggaatactccaatcatcatcgcctcgattcaaggacacaaagaggtgttggatctattgattaaagcgggggcggatatagaatgtaaagacaatggcgggaatactccaatcatcatcgcctcaactaatggacaccaagaggttgtggatctattgattaaagcgggggcgaatatagattGTAAAGACAAttgcgggaatactccaatcatcatcgcctcgactaatggacaccaagaggtggtggatctattgattaaagcgggggcgaatatagaacatGCCAACGATGAGGGAAGAACTCCTATATTGTGTGTTTCTATTGAAGGAcacaaagaggtggtggatctattgattaaaaagggggcggatatagaatgtaaagacaatctcgggaatactccaatcatcttcgcctcgactaatggacaccaagaggtggtggatctattgattaaagcgggggcgaatatagaatgtaaacaCAATCTCGgggatactccaatcatcatcgcctcgatcaaaggacacaaagaggtggtggatctattgattaaagcgggggcgaatatagaatgtaaagacaattacgggaatactccaatcatcgtcccctcgattaaaggacaccaagaggtggtggatctattgattaaagcaggggcggatatagaatgtaaaaacaatggcgggaatactccaatcatcttcgCCTCGACTAATGgtcaccaagaggtggtggatctattgattaaagcgggggcgaatatagaatgtaaagacaatctcggggatactccaatcatcatcgcctcgatcaaaggacacaaagaggtggtggatctattaaTTAAAGCCggggcggatatagaatgtaaagacaatggcgagaatactccaatcatcatcgcctcgattcaAGGACAAAAAGAGGtcgtggatctattgattaaagcgggggcgaatatagaatgtaaagacaatggcgggaacactccaatcatcatcgcctcgattaatggacaccaagaggtggtggatctattaaTTAAAGCGGGGGctaatatagaatgtaaaaacaatggcgggaatactccaatcatcatcgcctcgattaaggGACaaaaagaggtggtggatctattgattaaagcggaggcgaatatagaatgtaaagacaattacaggaatactccaatcatcatcgcctcgattaatggacaccaagaggttgTGGacctattgattaaagcgggggcggatatagaatgtaaaaacaatggcgggaatactccaatcatcatcgcctcgataaatggacacaaagaggtggtggatctattgattaaagcgggggcgaatatagaacgTAAAGACAAtagcgggaatactccaatcatcatcgcctcgactaatgGACACAAAGACATGGTCGATCTATtaattaaagcgggggcgaatatagaatgtaaagacaatggcgggaatactccaatcatcatcgcctcgattaaaggacaaaAAGAGGTGGtagatctattgattaaagcgagggcgaatatagaatgtaaaggcaATGGCGgtaatactccaatcatcatcgcctcgattaatggacaccaagaggtggtggatctattgattgaagcaggggcgaatatagaacatGCCGACGATGAGGGAATAACTCCAATAGTGTGTGTTTCTATTGAAGGACACAAAGAAGTGGTGGATATATTGATTAAAGcaggggcgaatatagaatgtaaagacaatggcgggaaaactccaatcatcatcgcctcgattaaaggacacaaagaggtggtggatctattgattaaagcgggggcgaatatagaatgtaaagacaatggcgggaatactccaatcatcatcgcctcgattaaaggacacaaagaggtggtggatctattgattaaagcgggggcgaatatagaatgtaaagacaatggcgggaatactccaatcatcatcgcctcgattaaaggacacaaagaggtggtggatctattgattaaagcgggggcggatatGGAATGTAAAGGCAATctcgggaatactccaatcatcatcgccttgattaaaggacaccaggaggtggtggatctattgattaaagcgggggcgaatatagaacatGCCAACGATGAGGGAAGAACTCCTATAGGGTGTGTTTCTATTGAAGGAcacaaagaggtggtggatctattgattaaagcgggggcgaatatagaatgtaaagacaatggcgggaatactccaatcatcatcgcctctaTTAAAGatcaccaagaggtggtggatctattaattaaagcgggggcgaatatagaacatGCCAACGATGAGGGAAGAACTCCTATAGGATGCGTTTCTATTGAAGGAcacaaagaggtggtggatctattgattaaagcgggggcgaatatagaatgtaaagacaatggcgggaatactccaatcatcatcgcctcaaTTAAAGGTcacaaagaggtggtggatctattgattaaagcgggggcgaatatagaatgtaaagacaatggcgggaatactccaatcatctttGCCTCGGCTAAtagacaccaagaggtggtggatctattgattaaagcaggggcgaatatagaatgtaaagacgatggcgggaatactccaatcatcatcgcctcgattaaaggacacaaagaggtggttgatctattgattaaagcgggggcggatatagaatgtaaagacaaagGCGGGAATaatccaatcatcatcgcctcgattcaaggacaccaagaggtggtggatatattgattaaagcgggggcgattatagaatgtaaagacaaagGCTGGAATACTCCTATCATCATCGCCTCGCTTAATGGAcacaaagaggtggtggatctactgattaaagcgggggcgaatatagaatgtaaagacaatggcgggaatactccaattaTCATCAACTCGATTAAAGGACaaaaagaggtggtggatctattgattaaagcgggggcgaatatagaatgtaaacacatcggcgggaatactccaatcatcgtcgcctcgactaatggacaccaagaggtggtggatctattgattaaagcgggggcgaatatagaatgtaaagacaatggcgggaatactccaatcatcatcgcctcgattaatggacaccaagagatggtggatctattgattaaagcgggggcggatatagaatgtaaagacaatagcGGGATGACTCCAATCAACGTCGCCTCgtttaatggacaccaagatgtggtggatctattgattaaagcgggggcggatatagaatgtaaagacaatggcgggtaTTTTCCAATCATCATTGCCTCggttaaaggacaccaagaggtggtggatctattgattaaagcgggggcgaatatagaacgTGAAGACAATGGCGGGTATATTCCAATCATCACCGCCTCGACTAATGGACACCatgaggtggtggatctattaattaaagcgggggcgaatatagaatgtaaagacaatgacgggaatactccaatcatcatcgccttgACTagtggacaccaagaggtggtgaagctattgattaaagcgggggcgaatatagaatgtaaagacaatggcgggaatactccaatcatcatcgcctcgactgaaggacacaaagaggtggtggatctattagTTAAAGCGGATGCAATTATTGAAGTCAGTAACTATGAAAACGACACTCCGATAGTTTGCGCAGCTAGTAGGGGTTATGTTGAAATTGTAGACGTTTTGTTGAAAGAAGGTGCTTGTTCCAGAAGTTCTAGTTATGGATCGATATTAAATATCGGTGCAAAATTTGGTCGAAGGCGGGTCGTTGAATACCTTTTGAGACGCGGGATGTCATTAGAAAGTTGTGACTTGAAAGGAAACACCCCACTTCAAAATGCTATCATAAAGGGTCATCTCTCAGTGGTCCAACTCCTAATAAGGAGTGGAGCAGATACATCCACACCACACTCTTCATCAGAGAGTATTATATATTCTGCGGCTTCGCGTGGCCATGCCGATATCGTGAAATACTTTGGAAGCAGTGATGCACGGAAGTTATTGGATTTGCCCAATGCCAGTGGGTGGTCGCCTATTGCCAAGGCAGTTTCAGGTGGTCATTTTCGGACAGTTAGACAACTTCATCAGCTTGGAGCTGACATGAACTGCAGTGTAAATGGAAAAGGACTCCTTCATCTAGCAGCTGAGTCCGGTTGCCTAgatatctatcaatatcttatcaTCGCTGGGCTTGACTGCAAACGACTCAACATCCATGGATTGAAGGCTTATGAATGCTTCCCCTTTCAATCAAAACTTAATTATCAAGCAAGCAACCGATTAGGACATTCCTCCGAACAAAGTCTCTCTTACGTCATGTCTCGATTAAATGAGCAATATGTTACACCCGCGTATAGATACAAACTTTCAGAACTATCGGGTGTACTGGGACTAGGCAGCGTGAATATTATCGAGGGTGGTGTTTCGGAAACTATCATGAGGTTTGTAAGGGAGAAGGAGGTTTTTAAGTGTTTAGAGCTATGTGGAAGTTCGGCTGAGGGCACGAAGGTTCAGCTGCCTGATGAAATGGACTTCCTTAGATTGGTAACTGCAAATCATCTCTCTCGAAACGAAATAGTTGATACCTTACATGGATATAAGTATATACAAACTAGAACATTTAAGAACAGGTTTTTATCAAGTAGAGCACTCCATGAGAGTGAAAGCGAAAACCTAGAATCTAGCGCAAAAGCCCAAGAGTCTAAAAAAAGCGGAGAAATACTTTTGCAGGCAGTTGCTGGAGGAGGCGGTGCCAGTGTTCCTGTGACTATCAGATGGCCCGATGATAAACCTTCAAAACGCATTGTCTCAGAGCATATAGTAACAACCGTACCTGTAGATGATTGGCCCGATAATTGTCAAGATGATTGGTCCGATTATGCACTACAGAAAGGAGAATCTGAAAGTGAGGTAACGGCGGACGTTTGTGTTTATCAACGGACCGGATACATCTTATCTCAAGTTGATGCTAGGAGAGGATTGGCCAGTGTTCCTGTGACTATCAGAAGGCTTGAAAATATATCATCCAGTCTCCTTATCTCTGTGGATATAGTACcgatattgcatgttgatgattGGCCAGACGATGCTATCAAGAAGACCTGGCGAATGGACGAGGACACCCTGAGAAAGAGTGGGTATAGGCTGGTCCTAAAACCGCCACACAAGGACAGTGAGTACGGACGGTTGCTACCGGAGGAAGACAGAGAAAGAATGTTGCGGATCTCCTTCTCTCATCTAGAACCTGCCACAATCACACCTTTGGATCCAAGAATCAAAGACGCATACATCACAGCAAAGTGTCTGAGGTCACCTATGGCATGTGGCGTTGTGATTAGAGACACGAACGGCGTTATACATTTCGTCAGTCATTTCCTTACAAGCTACCTCCTGAAGACAGTCTTCCTCCATAACATAGACGACTTCATTGAGACAAACAGGAGCCTGCCAGAGATGGTCTACATCATCTACAGCCAACTTGAGGATTACCTCGGCAAGGGCAACCTACCGTTCTACTGGCAGCCCAGCGTCAATCTGCTGGAAGGCTTGAAACTCAACATAGCCAAGTCTTATCAAGTCGCCAAGCTGATGAAGGCAATCGTTGGTAGGATGTCCCGCCTGGAGCGTGGTGATGAGAACCATGGTGACGACGCGAGGGAAGATGGGCCAAGCATTGAAGCCGCTGATGACGAGCCTGACATAGGTTGTTACATCGTCAGATTAGAATAG